The Silene latifolia isolate original U9 population chromosome X, ASM4854445v1, whole genome shotgun sequence genome contains the following window.
CGAATGTAAAAGATGGAACTTTTTACAATTGAATTTCACACTCGTGAAACAAAAACCGAGATCTTCTGCATAAATTTTTTACTGTCGGTCGAGAAAGAGCAAAAGGAGTTGAGATTTTTGCAACGAAAAACGCGAAACTTGGTTCATATAATCATATCCAGATTCTGGTTATTTACTATATACAACATAACCCGGCAACAATAATAAATGAGCGCTAATCTGAAGTACATGAGACAATATGCGTCAGCGTCACTATGTTAGCAAGTAGAGACGATTTGAGTACAACCAATTTTAAAGAGCATTACATGATTCAGATTACACGATACAAAATCAGCCTCCAAATCTCTGCAATTGATTCAAAGCCGATTAGAAGTACAGGATAATGTGCATGACAGCAATTTTATGATCTCACTTTAGCAAGTCGTGCTCTTATTGCTTCCAGTTCTTCCTCATCATCTACACCCCCGGCAATTGGTTCTTCATCCTGCAAGACATGCAAAGAGAGGCTCCAGCTAAGCTAAACAAATAAAAAGCATTAAACTTAAGATGAAAGAAATGGATGATAGACTTGCCTTTACACTAGTGCTCTGTGCAGGCGCCTTGTTCTTCACTCTTCTTGCAGCAACCGGAAGTTGTGCAGTAGTCTCTGTTGCCAGTTCCGTCAAAACCTTCTCAACCTCTTCCTTTGTCTCCTCTTCTATGTCTTCGGAGTCCAATGCATCGTCAAGAGCCTCGTTAACAAATTCTTCAATAACTCCAGCCTAAGAAGTTAAAATGAAGAATAACTACTTGTGTTATGTTTAACATATTGGCAAGTCGGATAACCCAATGATGTACACGCAGACATCAGAGGCCCACAAGACATCAAGCTCTGATCCAGAACAACATCAGGAACCTAACATACAACTTCTTACGAGGACAAAAGTGCACAAGATTAATGAATCAATCCCCAAACAAAGCTCTCACATTTCCGTTGCGTTTGAAAAGTTCAAAAAGACTAAACTTCCCGACCTAATCGTTTtaagtttgaaaagataccttgACCATCTCTTTGCTGAACTCTTGCATAGTGACAGCTACTTGTGGAGCCTTCATGAGATTATTAACAATTTTCATCACCTCTTCACTCTTTTGTAAATGACCCACTGTACGAGCAATTGCTGTAATACATCCCAAAATGAATTAGTATACCAAGATATGTTGCTGGCCGTAAACATAGCAAGGAATACCACACGGCTGAAAGCTTAAGGAAAGACGCACAACTTCATCAGAAGCTGAAAGACCATGAAATCCAGGATATGCAATACGACGTAAAAATAGTTTGCTTAGCTTTAATGAACGTGCACATAGGGACCAACTCTCATATGTATTCCGAAGGAAGTCATTTTAATGAATCACATAACTAATAAAATGTATGAGTAATAAATAGGAAAAATCAACGTACCAACACTTTCTCCAAGGTGCATCGATATGGAGTTCAGTTGAGCTTTATTCTCATACAGGCGATTGACAGTTTTCCTTGATCTGACAATTTCTCTGGCAAGTGACTGATACAATAAAATACCAAAAAACCTAGTTAgtacagctagtcttgctatagacggatatatccgtctatagctaaagacgggtcaaatagcttgaaagtggtgacattttttgcccccaccaccccacttgttgcttgtcctattaggaatgtggtattgtatttggcccttctttagttatagacgtatatgtgccgtctataatgagattttgtgtagttAGTAAAGGGTGCAAAATGTGAAAACCATGCAATTGTTGGAAGGGCAGCCTAAATCTCTAAACGTGAAATGTAATTAATCACATTATCACTTCTTGAGAACTTGAAGCATCCTCAAATATTAGTACATAAAATGAAACTGTGCACTTGAAAAAATAGGTAAGCGGAGACGC
Protein-coding sequences here:
- the LOC141622779 gene encoding vacuolar protein sorting-associated protein 24 homolog 1-like — its product is MHLGESVAIARTVGHLQKSEEVMKIVNNLMKAPQVAVTMQEFSKEMVKAGVIEEFVNEALDDALDSEDIEEETKEEVEKVLTELATETTAQLPVAARRVKNKAPAQSTSVKDEEPIAGGVDDEEELEAIRARLAKVRS